Proteins encoded within one genomic window of Pongo abelii isolate AG06213 chromosome 18, NHGRI_mPonAbe1-v2.0_pri, whole genome shotgun sequence:
- the LOC100431324 gene encoding cardiotrophin-2 yields MNRRQGRGHGTDLRLPLPARLCLLTLLSPPLSSAASISPPEPISQAYRLALYMQKNTSMLLWTYLQYQGSPFSDPGFSAPELQLSSLPPATAFFKTWHALDDGERLSLAQRAFLALTQHLQLVGDDQSDLNPGSPILLAQLGAARLRAQGLLGSMATSMTALGLPIPPEEDTLGLVAFGASAFERKCRGYMVTREYGHWTDRAVRDLALLKAKYPA; encoded by the exons atgaatcggAGGCAGGGTCGAGGCCATGGTACTGACCTCCGGCTTCCTCTGCCAGCCCGCCTCTGCCTGCTGACCCTGCTGTCGCCACCCCTCAGCTcagcagcctccatctccccgCCTGAGCCCATCAGTCAAGCCTATAGACTGGCCCTCTACATGCAGAAGAACACCTCAATGCTGCTGTGGACTTAC CTCCAGTACCAGGGCAGCCCCTTTAGTGACCCTGGCTTCTCGGCCCCTGAGCTCCAGCTCAGCAGCCTGCCTCCTGCCACTGCCTTCTTTAAGACCTGGCACGCCCTGGATGATGGGGAACGGCTGAGCCTTGCCCAGAGGGCCTTCCTGGCATTGACCCAGCACCTCCAGCTCGTGGGGGATGACCAGAGCGACCTGAACCCTGGCAGTCCCATCCTGCTGGCTCAGCTCGGGGCTGCGAGACTCAGGGCCCAAGGCCTGCTGGGCAGTATGGCCACCAGCATGACGGCCCTGGGGCTGCCAATCCCCCCAGAAGAGGATACTCTAGGGCTTGTTGCCTTTGGGGCCTCGGCCTTTGAGAGGAAATGTCGAGGCTACATGGTGACCCGGGAATATGGCCACTGGACAGACCGAGCTGTGAGAGACTTGGCTCTGCTCAAGGCTAAGTACCCAGCATAG